One genomic region from Chthonomonas calidirosea T49 encodes:
- the murA gene encoding UDP-N-acetylglucosamine 1-carboxyvinyltransferase, translating into MEKLVIRGGSPLSGEVYIGGSKNDALAIIPAALLVPGKTRLRNVPRITDVDKMLEILRHLGAKADFLPDNTLEIDATQLTTSQAPHELVRQMRASFNLLGVLLTRFQEAAVAMPGGCNIGARPVNFHIKGLEQLGARLTLEHGIYVGTCRRLVGTNLYLEFPSAGATQHLMMAACCAQGRTVIQNCAQEPEVVNLAEFLNACGAKISGMGTSTIVIEGVDRLYPTEFSIIPDRLQAGTYAIAAAATGGDVYIRNAVPDHCRAVLNKLMEAGAEVTPIDGGMRVRRVGKIHPTDIKTMPHPGFPTDMQQPFVALLTIADGVSVITETVYESRFRYTTELQRMGADIRVEGPTAIVTGVPQLNGAPVSCTDLRGGAALVIAGLVAQGVTVVSELEHLDRGYENLVENLRGLGADIARVPEEQARSYESV; encoded by the coding sequence GTGGAAAAGCTAGTTATCCGGGGCGGTTCCCCCCTATCAGGTGAGGTATACATCGGCGGCAGTAAAAATGATGCGCTGGCCATCATCCCTGCGGCGTTGCTGGTGCCAGGCAAAACCCGCCTGAGAAACGTCCCTCGCATCACGGATGTAGATAAGATGCTCGAAATTCTTCGGCATCTTGGGGCTAAGGCTGATTTTCTACCCGACAACACGCTGGAAATAGACGCCACGCAACTCACCACCTCCCAAGCCCCTCACGAGCTGGTGCGTCAAATGCGTGCCTCCTTCAACCTGTTGGGCGTGCTTCTTACGCGGTTTCAAGAGGCCGCGGTGGCGATGCCTGGTGGCTGCAACATTGGGGCGAGGCCGGTGAATTTCCATATTAAGGGGCTCGAGCAGTTGGGCGCCCGCCTTACCTTAGAACACGGCATTTACGTGGGAACGTGTCGGCGTCTTGTGGGCACAAATCTCTACCTGGAATTTCCTTCTGCCGGTGCCACACAGCATCTCATGATGGCCGCTTGCTGCGCGCAGGGCCGCACCGTTATCCAAAACTGCGCTCAAGAGCCAGAGGTGGTGAACCTCGCCGAGTTTCTTAACGCCTGCGGCGCCAAGATCAGCGGAATGGGCACCTCGACCATCGTCATTGAGGGCGTCGATCGCCTCTATCCTACCGAGTTCTCCATTATTCCCGACAGGCTCCAAGCTGGAACCTATGCGATCGCGGCGGCAGCTACAGGCGGCGATGTGTATATACGTAATGCCGTGCCAGACCACTGCCGCGCCGTATTAAACAAGTTGATGGAGGCCGGCGCCGAAGTAACCCCCATTGATGGAGGAATGCGCGTGCGACGAGTAGGCAAAATCCACCCTACCGACATAAAAACCATGCCCCACCCAGGCTTTCCCACCGACATGCAACAACCCTTCGTAGCTCTTCTTACCATCGCCGATGGGGTCTCCGTCATCACCGAAACGGTCTACGAAAGCCGCTTCCGCTACACCACCGAGCTGCAGCGCATGGGGGCCGACATCCGTGTGGAAGGCCCAACTGCCATCGTTACGGGGGTTCCTCAGCTAAATGGGGCGCCCGTGAGCTGCACCGACCTGCGCGGCGGCGCCGCCTTGGTGATCGCTGGGCTTGTGGCGCAGGGCGTTACCGTGGTCTCCGAACTCGAACATCTTGACAGGGGCTATGAGAACCTTGTAGAAAATCTAAGGGGGCTTGGCGCCGACATCGCGCGAGTCCCCGAAGAACAAGCGCGGAGTTACGAGAGTGTTTAA
- a CDS encoding response regulator transcription factor, with translation MTRVLVVDDDSFLVRSLEKLMLSEGFFCQSASSAREALRLLEGEPFDLVVLDVGLPDMDGFSLCRRIRLKHRMPVLFLSARGESAERVVGLEVGADDYIVKPFTPREFVARVRAQLRRANEYSRPVEARNEIRIGDLVVDFDRHDAFISGKRAQLTEREFELLALLARHVDKVLSSEWIFENVWGFQSETGPKTLAVYVRRLRCKIEADPDHPKYLLTVRGFGYQLVFPS, from the coding sequence ATGACCAGAGTTTTGGTGGTTGATGACGATTCGTTTTTGGTGCGCTCCCTCGAAAAGCTGATGCTCTCCGAGGGGTTCTTCTGCCAGAGCGCTTCGAGCGCTAGAGAAGCGCTGCGCCTTTTGGAGGGGGAGCCGTTCGACCTCGTTGTGCTCGACGTTGGGCTGCCGGATATGGACGGTTTTTCTTTATGTCGCCGCATTCGTCTGAAGCATCGCATGCCGGTGCTCTTCCTCTCGGCACGTGGCGAGAGCGCCGAGCGCGTGGTTGGGCTAGAAGTTGGGGCCGATGACTACATCGTGAAGCCCTTCACTCCACGGGAGTTCGTGGCGAGGGTGCGGGCGCAACTGCGTCGCGCAAACGAGTATAGCCGCCCCGTAGAAGCGCGGAACGAGATTCGTATCGGCGATCTCGTGGTGGATTTCGATCGGCACGATGCCTTTATATCGGGGAAGCGGGCCCAACTGACCGAACGAGAGTTCGAGCTCTTAGCTCTCCTGGCGCGCCATGTGGACAAGGTGCTCTCTTCCGAATGGATTTTTGAGAACGTTTGGGGGTTCCAAAGCGAAACAGGCCCCAAAACCTTGGCCGTTTATGTTCGCCGGCTGCGGTGCAAGATCGAGGCCGATCCCGACCACCCCAAATATCTTCTCACCGTACGTGGGTTCGGTTATCAGCTGGTGTTTCCTTCCTAA
- a CDS encoding ArsR/SmtB family transcription factor, with product MNDLLLFAKAISDPIRLRILYALREGELCVCELADALELRQSTLSTHLQIIRQAGLVQTRREGRWVYYALEPATRPLLDELFAAYRASLEADRRLKRDAERIQQRLAMRECGCCVLGFYQLDRGGGEER from the coding sequence ATGAACGATCTACTGCTCTTCGCCAAGGCGATTTCCGATCCCATCCGGCTACGCATTCTGTATGCGTTACGGGAGGGGGAGCTCTGCGTTTGCGAGTTAGCCGATGCCTTGGAATTGCGTCAATCCACGCTCTCCACGCACCTGCAGATCATACGGCAAGCGGGGCTTGTCCAAACGCGGCGGGAGGGGCGATGGGTCTATTACGCGCTCGAGCCAGCAACCAGGCCACTGCTGGATGAGCTCTTTGCCGCCTATCGCGCCTCTCTGGAAGCGGATAGGCGTTTAAAACGCGATGCCGAGCGCATTCAGCAGCGGTTGGCGATGCGCGAATGCGGCTGCTGTGTGTTGGGGTTTTATCAGCTTGACAGGGGAGGAGGTGAAGAGAGATGA
- a CDS encoding two-component system sensor histidine kinase NtrB — protein MAHPDEVVYEDIALHPLYRHREQALLHALLQSIDYGVLVSGLDRQDIVANRRLGELFSIPPRLVVESDPDSVRAWARSRVRHPAQFEAMIQRAYADPYFTGEDEVELRETPPRILRRFTAPVLDAQGKPIARLWTFLDISEMKRLQAQVRRRLHKTTQILQETRRRLLEAEKLRVVGTLSASVAHDIRNILSTMRMEIEQLPSESAAALIEQFHRFEVLAQRLLAMTHADRCYREPVLLNDRIRHVAPLLSAQADSCNVSLCYELEEGLPAFWGDPVQIDRLLINLCLNAFQAMASTGGTLTLRTYSKGGKLYLEVRDTGPGIASEIKKQIFMPFFTTRSGGTGLGLYNCKRIVGEHKGRITVRSRPGKGACFVVMLPAIEGENDQSFGG, from the coding sequence ATGGCACATCCAGACGAAGTGGTTTATGAAGACATCGCGCTTCATCCGCTCTATCGTCATCGAGAACAGGCTCTACTGCACGCGCTTCTACAATCCATAGACTACGGGGTGCTCGTGAGCGGACTGGATCGGCAAGACATTGTGGCGAACCGGCGCCTCGGTGAGCTGTTCTCTATTCCACCCCGCTTGGTGGTGGAGAGCGACCCAGACAGCGTGCGCGCCTGGGCGCGATCGAGGGTGCGCCATCCGGCACAGTTCGAGGCGATGATTCAGCGGGCCTACGCCGACCCCTATTTTACCGGTGAAGATGAGGTTGAGTTGCGTGAAACCCCGCCCCGCATTCTTCGACGTTTTACCGCGCCCGTGCTCGATGCGCAGGGGAAACCTATTGCCCGCCTCTGGACATTTCTAGATATTTCCGAAATGAAGCGGTTGCAAGCGCAGGTGCGCCGTCGTCTGCACAAAACCACTCAGATCCTTCAGGAGACGCGACGTCGCCTGTTGGAGGCCGAGAAACTGCGCGTGGTTGGAACGCTCTCGGCAAGCGTAGCGCACGACATTCGCAATATTCTCTCCACCATGCGCATGGAGATCGAGCAGTTGCCTTCTGAGAGCGCGGCCGCGCTCATCGAGCAGTTCCATCGGTTTGAAGTGCTCGCCCAAAGGCTGCTGGCCATGACTCATGCCGATAGGTGCTATCGGGAGCCGGTCTTGCTTAACGATCGCATCCGACACGTCGCGCCGCTTCTCAGCGCTCAGGCCGATTCCTGCAATGTGAGCCTCTGCTATGAACTGGAGGAAGGCTTACCGGCCTTTTGGGGCGACCCGGTTCAGATAGATAGGCTGCTCATCAACCTGTGTTTGAACGCCTTTCAGGCCATGGCCTCAACGGGGGGCACCCTCACGCTGCGAACCTATAGCAAAGGCGGAAAACTCTATTTGGAGGTGCGAGACACTGGGCCAGGGATCGCCTCAGAGATAAAGAAACAGATTTTTATGCCGTTCTTTACCACGCGCTCTGGAGGAACGGGGCTTGGGCTGTATAATTGTAAACGCATCGTGGGTGAGCACAAAGGGCGCATCACGGTGCGCAGCCGGCCGGGCAAGGGGGCCTGCTTCGTCGTGATGCTGCCGGCTATTGAGGGCGAAAATGACCAGAGTTTTGGTGGTTGA